In the genome of Budorcas taxicolor isolate Tak-1 chromosome 7, Takin1.1, whole genome shotgun sequence, the window caaggtggctcagacggtaaagaacctgcctgcaatgcaagaaacccaggtttgatccctgtgttggggagatcccctgaagaagagaatggcaacccactccagtatttttgcctgaagaattccatggacagaggagcctggctggctacagttcatggggtcacgaagaaagGAACATGACTGGGCGATTTACACTTTCACTGTGCTTGAAGCAATTAGctgttagacttccctggtggctcagacggtaaagcgtctgtctacagtgaggagacctgggttcgatccctgggtcgggaagttccctagagaaggaaaaggcaacccactccagtactcttgcttagaaaatcccatggacggaggagcctggtgtccatggggtcgcaaagagtcggacatgactgagtgacttcactctcactttcttttttttaaatataaatttatttatttattttaattggaggttaattactttacaatattgtattggttttgccatacatcaacatgaatccaccacaggtatacatgtgttccccatcctgaacccccttcccttctccctccccataccatccctctgggtcatctcagtgcaccagccctaagcatccagtatcatgcatcgaacctggactggcgatttgtttcatatatgatattatacatgtttcaatgccattctcccacatcatcccaccctctccctctccctctgagtccaaaagactgttctatacatctgtgtctcttctgctgtgtcTCTTTTTGCAGGGTTaccattaccatttttctaaattccatatatatgcattagtatattgtattggtgtttttctttctggcctacttcactctgtataatcagctccagtttcatccacctcattagaactgattcaaatgtattctttttaatggctgagtaatactccattgtgtatatgtaccacagctttcttatccattcagcacttttaaaattttgtttccccCATATCCTCTAGTTCTAGTCTGGAGATTGGAACatggatgaaaaaaatgaaacattgacTGATTTCTTTCTCCTGGGACTTTTCCCAGAGCTGCAGTACATCAGCATCCTCATCACCTCCATTCTTCTGGTCTACATCATCGCCTTCACTGGCAATGCCATCCTAATCTTCttgatttgggtggactcccacctccacacccccatgtataTATTGCTCAGCCATCTCTCTCTCATTGACTTGGCCTTAATTTCTACCACAGTTCCAAAAATGGCCATCAACTTTTTCTCTGGGAAGAAAAACATCTCAAAAGTTGCCTGTGGAacccagattttctttttctttgccctCGGGGGTGGtgagtgtctccttttgaccctTATGTCttatgaccgctatgtggccatttGCAACCCCCTGAGATACACAGTCATCATGAAcccaagagtctgcctgcagatGGCTCTAGTGTCCTGGGGCGGAGGTGCACTAAATTCCCTCCTCAATACCATCTACACCATGCATTTCCCCTTCTGTGGCTCCAGGGAGATCCACCACTTCTTCTGTGAGATGCCTGCTGTCCTAAAGCTCTCTTGTGAAGACACTTCCTTCTATGAGATGGTGGTGTCTGTCATCTGCATTGTGTTTGTTCTTCTTCCATTAGGGCTCATCATGGCTTCCTACATGCTCATCTTCCTCACAGTCCTCCGCATGAACTCACCAGCGGGCAGGAGGAAAGCCCTGGCTGTATGCTCCTCTCATTTGGCTGTAGTGAGCCTCTACTATGGGCCGGCCATGATCATCTACATGACTCCCCACTCCTTTCACACTTTGGAGCAGGATGAAATACTCTCCATGATTAATACCATCTTCACCCCCATGCTCAACCCTCTCATTTACAGTCTGAGGAACAAGGAGGTGCTGGGTGCTCTGAGAAAAGCAATGAACAGaagattcattttgagttagaAAATCTATCTTCATTCTGTAAATAGTCTGCCACATCTATAGAAACTCTGGAACCACAAAATAGATGACAAGCCACATCTCTATACTTACAGTATCTAAGAGGTAAATATTTATCCCTTAAAGTATTTCCTATACTTTGGCTCAAAACTTGGCAGAACAAATCTGAGAATATGGATACCTGGACATGGCCCTGGTGTCAATATTTGCCAGCTGTATGAAAAGCTATATAAGGAAATTCTCTTATTTGTACCCATTAAGGAATTCAATTCTGCCTTGATGGTAATTTCCAGATCTAAAATGTTTCTGATTCTATTCTAAGATTCTGTGACACTGTTGGAGGATGCATCAGTTTCAATATCTTGTTCATACTCTTTTTACAGCAAATTTTGAAGTTCATACTCCAAAAACGGGCATAAGGATGCTTATTTAGTAGTAAATATTGAGATTTTACCATATCAAGTCACTCTGTGCTTTTTAGTGATCCAGTCCAATTTTTGGTGGATGTGTGAATTCCTGCAAAATGGTCTGTGGCCAATTCATTCATGAAAAGACTGTCAAAAGTAAAAGGAATGGCAAGGAATGGCAGATTTTTGAGCCAACCCATGCTAAGAACTAGTCATGAGAATGTGCTTCTCATATTGCCAGATTTCCTGGGAGATTGTAGCCCAGCATTTTGTTTACAcagaacagaaaactaataaaagaaTTTGTCCAAGTTTGAAGAACAATACTTTATGAGAAAGCAGACATGGAAAGGGACACAAAGAGCAGGTAATGGGCTGCTGCCACACTTGCTGTTCACAGCAGTGAGCTATTGGTATTTCTAAGTCAGGGTTATTGTCTACTAAAACAATAATCTCCAATGGGTTCTGAGATAGAGACACTCCATGAGTGCAATTAGTCAAACAAGTAAGttcaaatgaaatataattaaaagaacTATTAGACTCATTTTATGGAGAACAAAACAGAGGTATTTAATGGACTACATTTCTTGTGTTTCTTCTGATGGTCACATATTATAGATATGCTAAATTCTGGGTTCTCATAGTTTAATGAAAGATACTAGAGTCTCCACAAGGATAATGTATTTAGgttccttcctcttcattttatCTTCTTGCTTGGTCAGTGTTCTCCACAAATCTAGTGGTTAACAAGTATTACCATACGAAGTTAGAAATGGATTTTATTTCTCAAGCTAAATATGATGAGGTAAAACCATATCACTTACAGTGAACCTCAGAGctcagttttactttttattttaatgaatgatGGAAGTGGAAAAGGAGAGAATGAGAAGTTGGAGGattgttctcatttttaattttgttgttcagtacctaagtcgtgtccagctctttgcaacctatgaactgcagcatgccaggcttcctgtcctttactatctcacagagtttgctcaaactcatatccactgagtcagtgatcccatccaaccatctcaccctctgtcacccccttctcctcttgccctcaatctatcccagcagggtcttttctaatgagttagctcttcccatcacatggccaaagtattggggcttcagcttcaacatcaattcttccattgaatattcagggttgatatcctttaggattgactggtttgatctccttgctgtccaaaggattctcaggagtcacctccaggaccacagtttcaaagcatcaattctttagctctcagacttctttatggtctaactcacatccagacatgagttctggaaaaaccaaagcttacataaaccaagaaattcaagatgttcaaactggttttagaaaaggtagaggaaccagagaccaaattaccaacatctgttggatcacaggaaaagcaacagaattccagaaaaacatctactttttcttcattgactatgctaaagtctttgactgtgtggataacaactaactgtggaaaattcttaaagagataggaataccagaccaccttacttgcctgctgagaaatctgtatgcatgtcaagaagcaacagttagaaccagacatggaacagtagactggttccaaattgggaaaggagtatgtcaaggttgtatattgtcaccttgcttatttaacttatatccagagtacatatgcgcagactggatgaagcacaagctggaatcaaaattgcagggagaaatatcaataacctcagatatgcagatgacaccacccttatggcagaaagtgaagagaaactaaagagcctcttgaagaaagtgaaaaaggagagtgaaaaagctggcttaaaactcaacgttcaaaaaacaaagatcatggcgtccattcccatcacttaatggcaaatagatcgggaaacaatgaaaactgacagaatttctcttcttgggctcgaAATTCACTAtaaatgttgactgcagccataaaatcaaaaggtgcttgctccttggaagtaaagctatgacaaacctagacagcatattaaaaagcagagacattattttactgacaaaggttcatatagtcaaagctatggtttttccagtcatgtatggatgtgagagttggaccataaagaaagttgagtgccaaagaactgatgcttttgaactgtggtgttggagaagactctggagagtcccttggacagcaaggaaatcaaaccggtcaattctaaaggaaatcaatcctgaatattcattggaaggactgatgctgaagctgaagctccaatactttggccaccagaggcgaagagcccactcattggaaaaaaccctgatactgggaaagattaaagggaggaggagaagggaatgacagaggatgagatggttggatggcatcactgactcgatgaacatgtgTTTgaacaggctctgggagttgatgatggacagggaagcctggcatgctgcagtccatggggttacaagagtcaggcatgactgagagactgaactgaaccgaacttaactatatggacctttgtcagcaaagtgatgtctctgctttttaatatgctatccaagtttgtcatagcttttcttccaaggaacaaacatcttttaattttgtgactgcagtcacaatctgcagtgattttggagcccaagaaaatgaaatctatcactatttctactttttccccatcgtTTTGCCTCAAAGTGATAGGaccaagggctttcctggtagctcagctggcaaagaatctgcctgtgagaagtgataggctatcccatccatccagtattcttgggcttctctggtggctcagatggtaaagaatctaaagaatctacctgcaatgcaggagacctgggttcaatccctagtttgggaagatcttttggaggagggcatggcaacccaccccagtattgttgcctggagaatccccatggacagaggagcctggtgggctacagtccgtgagg includes:
- the LOC128051374 gene encoding olfactory receptor 2T1-like translates to MDEKNETLTDFFLLGLFPELQYISILITSILLVYIIAFTGNAILIFLIWVDSHLHTPMYILLSHLSLIDLALISTTVPKMAINFFSGKKNISKVACGTQIFFFFALGGGECLLLTLMSYDRYVAICNPLRYTVIMNPRVCLQMALVSWGGGALNSLLNTIYTMHFPFCGSREIHHFFCEMPAVLKLSCEDTSFYEMVVSVICIVFVLLPLGLIMASYMLIFLTVLRMNSPAGRRKALAVCSSHLAVVSLYYGPAMIIYMTPHSFHTLEQDEILSMINTIFTPMLNPLIYSLRNKEVLGALRKAMNRRFILS